From one Coffea eugenioides isolate CCC68of chromosome 11, Ceug_1.0, whole genome shotgun sequence genomic stretch:
- the LOC113752450 gene encoding putative F-box protein At5g62660: MIQIKRTLVPAIPDDILVQILEKLPAKPLLRFKSVSKSWYSIIEDQEFADGFRLRSHNRGTNLLVRKIRFGKRTVEGQNTRVYDFSVIDSEGQSVPVAVPNILKNTFFHLDQLVEGLVLCNNLIWNPTTGKFIDLPPRNPNPYAKEISEKMGNMRGCYHSGAWSKYFLGFDVSSKKYKVLSICLTWLERKPIRANNDDIFYNEFDINENQVHVHAEVLTLGTNSWKILSIDYSVQQDLSKGFTVKTSCSINGEIYSIITPHSKLSVMSSSESECILAFDLSHEKFQLLLLPRRVYVDFAGEIGGRLAIIDVYGERIWMLEEAFEGGKWTAVDLFLAKSWARMKLSEGRLIAVYPIGSCQNGEILFRVSEIVSSSGQDLGSTIFGYSMESKDVRMVTKLDDFVDDRDNIVSGLVETIHPLN, encoded by the coding sequence ATGATACAAATTAAGAGAACTCTTGTCCCCGCAATTCCCGATGACATCCTTGTTCAAATACTCGAAAAACTTCCAGCAAAACCACTATTGAGGTTCAAGAGTGTTTCGAAAAGTTGGTACAGCATAATTGAAGATCAAGAATTTGCCGATGGTTTTCGCCTTCGATCCCATAATCGTGGCACCAACCTCCTCGTACGCAAGATCCGTTTCGGAAAGAGAACTGTTGAAGGGCAAAATACAAGGGTATATGATTTCTCCGTAATAGATTCAGAAGGCCAATCGGTTCCTGTCGCTGTTCCAAATATTCTCAAAAATACCTTCTTTCACCTAGATCAACTTGTTGAAGGCTTAGTGCTCTGTAACAACCTCATATGGAACCCTACTACAGGAAAATTCATTGATCTTCCCCCACGTAATCCGAATCCTTATGCGAAGGAGATCAGTGAGAAAATGGGAAACATGAGAGGATGTTACCACTCGGGTGCCTGGAGTAAATACTTTCTGGGATTCGATGTTTCATCCAAGAAATACAAGGTATTAAGTATTTGTCTTACGTGGCTTGAAAGAAAACCCATTCGGGCCAATAACGATGATATTTTTTACAACGAGTTTGATATTAATGAAAACCAAGTCCATGTCCATGCAGAAGTTTTGACTCTGGGAACCAATTCTTGGAAAATTTTAAGTATTGATTATTCTGTGCAACAAGACCTTAGCAAGGGCTTCACTGTCAAGACATCATGCAGCATCAACGGGGAAATATATAGCATCATCACTCCCCATAGTAAATTGTCTGTGATGTCCTCGTCCGAGAGTGAATGCATACTGGCCTTTGATCTAAGTCATGAGAAATTTCAACTTCTGCTTCTTCCCAGGCGAGTTTATGTAGATTTTGCAGGTGAGATTGGAGGACGGCTTGCTATAATTGATGTTTATGGCGAAAGGATTTGGATGCTAGAAGAAGCTTTCGAGGGCGGAAAGTGGACTGCTGTGGATTTATTTTTGGCAAAAAGTTGGGCACGAATGAAATTATCTGAGGGCCGATTGATTGCGGTCTACCCTATTGGTTCATGCCAAAATGGTGAGATTTTGTTTCGAGTTTCTGAGATTGTTTCATCGAGTGGCCAAGATTTAGGATCAACCATTTTCGGCTACAGCATGGAGAGCAAAGATGTAAGGATGGTCACGAAACTTGATGACTTTGTAGATGACAGGGATAACATTGTCTCCGGGCTTGTCGAAACGATTCATCCACTTAATTAG
- the LOC113752451 gene encoding F-box only protein 8-like, giving the protein MKPIKRKNTVPIPKDIFLEIFVKLPPKPLLRFKCVSKHWCSIIEDSELVDAFRNRPCNRGTNLLVRRKCTQEEETIEGRRKFNDFFLLDSEGKFAHLEVPIILQEKFFSNDDGEWQHVEGLVHRKNIIWNPTTRKVVHLPPRNPFWDVSKVIENMGIVAGCDNWSVSSKYFLGFDVSIKKHKVLCICRMDFRMNTISDDYIENSDIHKSQVSIEVLTLGANCWKKTTSDYPLPKELFEDFHVKTYCSINGVIYMIICPPCKRFQLPRRRSDQNDTILAYDITHEKFQLLPLPRGIGGMVHFVGDLRGRLTLMQQKHKQIWILEEDYGGPRWTVVDLLLPELWYTREISLREKIVKPIGLNPSGEIFFEVKEFSLNIKESSLSTIYVYNMESKDTRKVRFLTRMKNFFGSIFPNLVATIQPLK; this is encoded by the coding sequence ATGAAACCGATTAAGAGAAAAAATACTGTTCCTATTCCGAAAGACATCTTTTTAGAAATATTCGTAAAACTTCCACCGAAACCATTATTGAGATTCAAGTGTGTATCAAAGCATTGGTGTTCGATTATTGAAGATTCTGAACTTGTTGATGCTTTTCGCAATCGCCCCTGTAATCGTGGCACCAACCTTCTCGTTAGGAGGAAGTGTACACAGGAAGAGGAAACTATTGAAGGCCGAAGGAAGTTCAATGATTTTTTTCTACTAGATTCAGAAGGTAAATTTGCTCACCTTGAAGTCCCCATTATTCTCCAAGAAAAATTCTTTTCCAACGACGATGGCGAATGGCAACACGTTGAAGGCTTAGTACATCGTAAAAACATTATTTGGAACCCTACAACCAGAAAAGTTGTTCACCTTCCTCCTCGTAATCCCTTTTGGGACGTAAGCAAGGTGATTGAGAATATGGGAATCGTTGCAGGATGTGACAATTGGAGTGTCTCCAGTAAATACTTTTTGGGGTTCGATGTTTCGATCAAGAAACACAAGGTCTTATGCATTTGTCGGATGGATTTCCGTATGAATACCATATCGGATGACTACATTGAAAATTCCGATATTCATAAAAGCCAAGTATCTATAGAAGTATTGACTTTGGGAGccaattgttggaagaaaacgaCAAGCGATTATCCTCTTCCAAAAGAACTTTTCGAGGACTTCCATGTCAAGACATACTGTAGCATCAACGGCGTAATATATATGATCATTTGTCCCCCTTGCAAAAGATTTCAACTTCCACGGCGGCGTTCAGATCAGAATGACACCATACTGGCCTACGATATAACTCATGAGAAGTTTCAACTATTGCCTCTTCCCCGCGGGATTGGTGGTATGGTACATTTTGTAGGCGACCTGAGGGGACGCTTGACTCTGATGCAACAAAAACACAAGCAGATTTGGATACTAGAAGAAGATTACGGAGGTCCAAGGTGGACTGTTGTGGATTTATTGTTGCCGGAACTTTGGTACACAAGGGAAATTTCATTGCGAGAAAAGATAGTCAAGCCCATCGGTTTAAACCCGAGTGGAGAGATTTTCTTTGAAGTTAAGGAATTTTCTCTTAATATCAAGGAATCCTCGCTGTCAACTATTTATGTGTATAATATGGAGAGCAAAGATACAAGGAAAGTCCGGTTTctgacaaggatgaagaatTTCTTCGGCAGCATCTTCCCCAATCTTGTGGCAACTATACAACCACTTAAGTAG